From Candidatus Nitricoxidivorans perseverans, the proteins below share one genomic window:
- the fumC gene encoding class II fumarate hydratase, whose translation MNASRTERDSSGAVEVPADRLWGAQTQRSLANFAISVERMPAEIILALAAVKSACARVNRDLGLLPEDKAAAIVAAAEEVLSGRHGQEFPLSVWQTGSGTQTNMNMNEVLANRASELLGGGRGGDRRVHPNDDVNLGQSSNDVFSTAMHVAAATGVVRSLLPALGRLRATLSAKSDAFAGIVKIGRTHLQDATPLTLGQEFSGYVAQLDHADAVVQGALPSLYPLAVGGTAVGTGLNTHPEFGARVAAELAQRHGLPFAAAANKFAALAAHDGLVAAHGALRVLAVALTKIANDIRWLASGPRCGLGEIAIPENEPGSSIMPGKVNPTQCEALLMLCVQVMANDVAVGIAGASGNFELNVGKPLIAHNFQQSVRLLADGMTSFEARCARGIEANRERIGELLECSLMLVTALAPHIGYDRAAEIAKRAHAQGETLREAALALGYVTAEDFDRWVRPGEMTGGA comes from the coding sequence ATGAACGCGAGCCGGACGGAACGCGATTCCTCTGGCGCCGTCGAGGTGCCCGCCGACCGGCTCTGGGGTGCGCAGACGCAGCGGTCGCTGGCGAACTTCGCCATTTCCGTCGAGCGCATGCCTGCAGAGATCATCCTCGCGCTCGCGGCCGTGAAATCCGCCTGCGCCCGCGTCAACCGCGACCTCGGCCTGCTACCGGAGGACAAGGCGGCGGCCATCGTCGCCGCGGCGGAAGAGGTATTGTCCGGCCGGCACGGGCAGGAATTCCCGCTCTCCGTCTGGCAGACGGGATCGGGTACGCAGACCAACATGAACATGAACGAGGTGCTGGCCAACCGCGCCTCGGAACTGCTCGGCGGCGGGCGCGGCGGGGACCGCCGCGTACATCCCAACGACGACGTCAACCTCGGCCAGTCGTCGAACGACGTCTTCTCCACCGCCATGCATGTCGCGGCGGCCACCGGCGTCGTCCGTTCGTTGCTGCCGGCGCTGGGGCGCCTGCGCGCCACGCTGTCGGCGAAGTCGGACGCGTTCGCCGGCATCGTCAAGATCGGCCGCACCCATTTGCAGGACGCGACACCGCTGACCCTGGGCCAGGAGTTCTCCGGCTACGTCGCCCAACTCGACCACGCCGACGCCGTCGTCCAGGGCGCGCTGCCGTCGCTCTACCCGTTGGCCGTGGGCGGCACCGCCGTCGGCACCGGCCTCAACACCCATCCCGAGTTCGGCGCGCGCGTCGCCGCCGAACTCGCGCAGCGCCACGGCCTGCCGTTCGCCGCCGCCGCCAACAAGTTCGCCGCGCTGGCCGCGCACGACGGCCTCGTCGCCGCGCACGGCGCCCTCCGAGTGCTCGCCGTCGCCCTGACGAAGATCGCCAACGATATCCGCTGGCTGGCTTCCGGGCCGCGCTGCGGGCTCGGCGAGATCGCCATTCCGGAGAACGAACCCGGCAGCTCGATCATGCCGGGCAAGGTCAACCCGACGCAGTGCGAGGCGCTGCTCATGCTCTGCGTCCAGGTCATGGCCAACGACGTCGCCGTCGGCATCGCCGGCGCTTCCGGCAATTTCGAATTGAACGTCGGCAAGCCGCTCATCGCCCACAATTTCCAGCAAAGCGTGCGGCTGCTCGCCGACGGGATGACGAGCTTCGAGGCCCGTTGCGCGCGCGGCATCGAGGCCAATCGGGAGCGCATCGGCGAACTTCTGGAGTGTTCCCTGATGCTGGTGACGGCGCTCGCGCCGCACATCGGCTACGACCGCGCCGCCGAAATTGCCAAGCGCGCGCACGCACAGGGCGAAACCCTGCGCGAGGCGGCGCTCGCGCTGGGGTACGTCACGGCGGAGGATTTCGATCGCTGGGTGCGGCCCGGCGAGATGACCGGCGGCGCTTAG
- the cysM gene encoding cysteine synthase CysM, with amino-acid sequence MAYRTLEDFVGDTPLVRLKRIPGEENARRNNVILAKLEGNNPAGSVKDRPALSMILRAEERGDIRPGDTLVEATSGNTGIALAMAAAMRGYGMVLVMPENQSVERCQTMRAFGAELVLTPKAASMEGARDAAERMVAEGRGVMLDQFSNPDNPLAHYEGTGPEIWRDTEGRVTHFVSSMGTTGTIMGCSRFLKEKNPAVRIVGCQPEEGAQIPGIRKWPMEYLPKICDFSRIDRLEYVGQREAEEMTRRMAREEGIFAGISSGGGLAVALRIAREVENAVIVTIVCDRGDRYLSTGVFPA; translated from the coding sequence ATGGCCTACCGCACCCTCGAAGACTTCGTCGGCGACACACCGCTCGTCCGGCTCAAGCGCATCCCCGGCGAGGAGAACGCGCGCCGCAACAACGTCATCCTCGCCAAGCTGGAAGGCAACAATCCGGCCGGGTCGGTCAAGGACCGTCCGGCGCTGTCGATGATCCTGCGCGCCGAGGAACGCGGCGACATCCGGCCCGGCGACACGCTGGTCGAGGCGACCTCGGGCAACACCGGCATCGCGCTGGCGATGGCGGCCGCGATGCGCGGCTACGGCATGGTGCTCGTGATGCCGGAGAACCAGAGCGTCGAGCGGTGCCAGACCATGCGCGCCTTCGGCGCCGAGCTGGTGCTGACGCCCAAGGCGGCCAGCATGGAGGGCGCGCGCGACGCGGCCGAGCGCATGGTCGCGGAGGGCCGCGGCGTCATGCTCGACCAGTTCTCGAATCCCGACAATCCGCTGGCCCACTACGAGGGCACCGGCCCTGAAATATGGCGCGACACGGAAGGCCGCGTCACCCACTTCGTCTCCAGCATGGGCACAACGGGCACCATCATGGGCTGCTCGCGTTTCCTCAAGGAGAAGAACCCCGCCGTGCGGATCGTCGGCTGTCAGCCGGAGGAAGGCGCCCAGATTCCCGGCATCCGCAAGTGGCCCATGGAATATCTGCCGAAGATCTGCGACTTCTCGCGCATCGACCGCCTCGAATATGTGGGCCAGCGGGAGGCCGAGGAGATGACCCGGCGCATGGCCCGCGAGGAGGGCATCTTCGCCGGCATCTCCTCCGGCGGCGGATTGGCCGTGGCGCTGCGCATCGCCCGCGAGGTCGAGAACGCGGTGATCGTCACCATCGTTTGCGATCGCGGCGACCGCTACCTGTCCACCGGGGTCTTTCCCGCCTGA
- a CDS encoding 3'-5' exonuclease, whose product MTPILAFDIETIPDVAGLRLLHGLPADLSDAEAAEFAFQKQRAKNGSDFLPLHLQRIVVISCALRNDDGFRVFSLAEPRMTEGEIVQRFFDGIEKFTPQIVSWNGGGFDLPVLHYRGLIHGVAAPRYWDMGEGDYRDSRDFKWNNYISRYHARHLDLMDLLAMYQPRASAPLDELAKLMGLPGKLGMDGSAVWGAYLDGRIDDIRDYCETDVVNTYLVWLGFQKMRGAMTAAEHDAEAAFVRGQLAAGDAEHWKEFVSAWPA is encoded by the coding sequence ATGACGCCCATCCTCGCCTTCGACATCGAAACCATCCCCGACGTCGCCGGGCTGCGGCTGTTGCACGGCCTGCCTGCCGACCTGTCCGACGCCGAGGCGGCCGAGTTCGCCTTCCAGAAGCAGCGGGCGAAGAACGGCAGCGATTTCCTGCCGCTCCACCTGCAGCGCATCGTCGTCATCTCCTGCGCCCTTCGCAACGACGACGGCTTCCGGGTGTTCTCGCTGGCCGAGCCCAGGATGACCGAGGGCGAGATCGTCCAGCGATTCTTCGACGGCATCGAGAAATTCACGCCGCAGATCGTTTCCTGGAACGGCGGCGGCTTCGACCTGCCGGTGCTTCACTACCGGGGCCTGATCCATGGCGTGGCCGCGCCGCGCTACTGGGACATGGGCGAGGGCGACTACCGCGACAGCCGCGACTTCAAGTGGAACAACTACATCAGCCGCTACCACGCGCGCCACCTCGACCTGATGGACCTCCTGGCCATGTACCAGCCGCGTGCCAGCGCCCCGCTCGACGAGCTGGCGAAGCTGATGGGCCTGCCCGGCAAGCTGGGCATGGACGGTTCCGCCGTCTGGGGCGCGTACCTCGACGGCAGGATCGACGACATCCGCGACTACTGCGAGACCGACGTCGTCAACACCTATCTCGTCTGGCTGGGTTTCCAGAAGATGCGCGGCGCGATGACGGCGGCGGAGCACGACGCCGAGGCGGCCTTCGTTCGCGGCCAGCTCGCGGCCGGCGACGCCGAGCACTGGAAGGAATTCGTCAGCGCCTGGCCTGCCTGA